The DNA sequence TAATCTTTCCAGTAGCGGTAGGTTCGATTTCTTTTCGCTGCATACATCGAAACCGGAAAAACGAGAGCAAACAGAACAACCACCCACCAGAACTGTGATGCAATGCTGCCTGCTGAAAGAACAAACTGGGTAATCCACGGAAGTTCCGCACCGAAACCGCTGAACATCACGGCGAAGGTCGGTACGACTACTGCCAGCAGAAAGACAACGACTCCGATGGAAGCAGCAGCAAGAATCAGCGGGTAGGAGAGGGCTGACAGCACTTTCTGTTTCAGCCTGTACTGCTTTTCAAACGAGATCGCGAGACGTTCCATAATATCGTCGAGACTTCCGCCTGCCTCCCCGGCTCTTACCATATTTGTCATCAACGGCGGGAATATGTGCCGCTGCTTTTCCGCCGCTTCTGAAAAAGGCGTTCCGCTGCGGATATCTTCCTCTACCGCCGCAAGAGCTTCCTTCCAGAGCTTATTTTTGATCTGGCCGCGCAGCAGTCTGACGCTGTCAACGAGGGATATGCCTGCTTCCAGAAGTGTGGCCATCTGTCTTAAAAACAGCACCAGATCTTTAGCTTTCGTCCGCTGGAACAGTTTAATATCCTGATAAAGCCATCCTTCAAGAGGCAGTACTTCTTTTACATAGATCTGCTTTTTTTCAAGCTTTTCCCGTGCATCTATCGTTGTGGGAGCTTTCAGCCTGCCCTGAACCGGTATTCCCGCTCCGTCCCGGCCGTAATATTGATAAAAAGGCACGTTCGCTCCTCCTCTCTAGTCACTTACGTAAACTGCCGCGGTTTCCTGGTCGATCCTTCTTCCCTGCAGCAGCTTCCTCACCGACATTTCCATCGTATGCATTCCCTGTGTGCGACCAGTCTGCATGACGGTAGGGATCTGGTGGATTTTTTCATTGCGGATCAAATTTTTCACCGCCGGCGTATTCATCAATATTTCGGTTGCAGCGACCCGTTCCTGTTTATCTGCGGTGAGCAGCAGACGCTGGGAAATAACAGCTGCGAGGACCGACGCCGTCTGGATACGGACCTGGCCCTGCTGTTCTGGAGGGAAGACGTCGATGATGCGGTCCACCGTAGAGGAGGCATCGGTCGTATGGAGCGTACCGAGTACAAGGTGGCCGGTTTCCGCTGCGGTAATTGCGGTGCTGATCGTCTCCAGATCGCGCATTTCCCCGACGAGAATCACATCGGGATCCTGCCGCAGAGCTGCTCTCAGCCCATTGGCAAAGCTGTGTGTATCAAAGCCGATTTCCCGCTGGTCCACGAGAGATTTATCGTGAGTATGCAGATACTCGATCGGATCCTCAAGCGTAATAATATGACGGTTCATCGTTTTGTTCATGTAGTGGATCAGGGAAGCGAGCGTCGTTGATTTCCCCGATCCGGTCGGTCCGGTCACGAGCACGAGTCCCTGCTGTTTCTGAGCTATTTTTTCGAGCGAAGCAGGCATGCCGAGCTCCTGAATCGTAGGGACCGATGTCGGTACAATTCGGACAGCAAGGCTGATGCACGCCCGCTGGTAATAAGCGTTGATACGGAATCTTGATACACCGGGAAGTCCGTAGGAAAAGTCCAGCTCCCCTTTTTCTTTGAATGTATCCCACATCGTTTCCGGAATAACGCTACGGGCTGCTGCTTCAGTATCTTCGGGCTTCATCGCTTCCCCGATGCGGCGTACGAGTTCGCCGTTAATGCGGAAAACCGGAGGCATACCGACCGTAATATGGATATCCGACGCCTCTTTATCAAATGCTTCTTTTAAAAGTTCCATTGCAAAACTGCTCAAAGCACGTTCCTCCTCCCTGCTACATATCGTCGGCAGCGACGCGGTAAATTTCCTCCATCGTCGTTTCGCCTTTTATCACTTTAGTGAACCCATCGTCCATTAAAAAAAGCATGCCTTTTTCCTGCAGGTAGTCCCG is a window from the Alkalicoccus halolimnae genome containing:
- a CDS encoding type II secretion system F family protein, with the translated sequence MPFYQYYGRDGAGIPVQGRLKAPTTIDAREKLEKKQIYVKEVLPLEGWLYQDIKLFQRTKAKDLVLFLRQMATLLEAGISLVDSVRLLRGQIKNKLWKEALAAVEEDIRSGTPFSEAAEKQRHIFPPLMTNMVRAGEAGGSLDDIMERLAISFEKQYRLKQKVLSALSYPLILAAASIGVVVFLLAVVVPTFAVMFSGFGAELPWITQFVLSAGSIASQFWWVVVLFALVFPVSMYAAKRNRTYRYWKDYVLLRLPVIGSILRKAALARMSRTWSSLFSSSVPILHATSIVERIVGNEVLASVIRDSKVSLEKGESLAVPMENHWIFPPLVTQMVAVGEETGALDQMFAKVADYYEEEVDQSTDRMKSMLEPVLIAVLAVVVGVIVAAIAVPMFEVFDTIQ
- a CDS encoding type IV pilus twitching motility protein PilT: MELLKEAFDKEASDIHITVGMPPVFRINGELVRRIGEAMKPEDTEAAARSVIPETMWDTFKEKGELDFSYGLPGVSRFRINAYYQRACISLAVRIVPTSVPTIQELGMPASLEKIAQKQQGLVLVTGPTGSGKSTTLASLIHYMNKTMNRHIITLEDPIEYLHTHDKSLVDQREIGFDTHSFANGLRAALRQDPDVILVGEMRDLETISTAITAAETGHLVLGTLHTTDASSTVDRIIDVFPPEQQGQVRIQTASVLAAVISQRLLLTADKQERVAATEILMNTPAVKNLIRNEKIHQIPTVMQTGRTQGMHTMEMSVRKLLQGRRIDQETAAVYVSD